In Lentisphaera araneosa HTCC2155, a single window of DNA contains:
- the pilM gene encoding type IV pilus assembly protein PilM produces MASESVVTIDVGASSVKLGEFKVDHKVITLERFGHREYDEVQTESNRSALLKSTLSKVMQERGVQAKKAYISLSAQMAFTKFVKLPPVGDDAQKIRQVVEFEARQNVPFEMNEVIWDYQLISSPDAEEVEVMFVAIKNEIVEELVSAVEECGLKVEIVDIATSSSYNAIRVNRIGFDKCAMVLNIGSRVSNLIFSDGTSFFSRNIPIAGHAVTQQVAKEFGIGLEEAEELKRRHGFVALGGAYEEPESEVAATISKIVRNVMTRLHGEVSRSINIFKNQQKGAKPEIMHLSGGSSTMLFTETFFQEKMKIDVKYFNPFQNGVTLGADVDRQELAELAHLFSEVIGLVLRISECPVEISLTPESLKKQIMKKGKMPYNYASAAVAILIPLIILAGSFRERLHYHGQIDGKAVKIDGYKKILDKITAQTKRKTAVEAKIAALELLNEERYEWVSFLNDLRKYKPKPLWITSITPQAGKALSVQQGQIKQETKELSKFAAKKAERDKALHSQTQLTDVGSVIIEGYYVQYPALDFTGKKQKVLSKMLEDIAISPYVLVDPPGITGPLEKRQSKNKAFAYFKAQLGVKNIGRVDQ; encoded by the coding sequence ATGGCTTCAGAATCAGTAGTCACAATTGATGTTGGTGCATCAAGTGTAAAGCTTGGTGAGTTCAAGGTCGATCATAAGGTTATTACGCTCGAGAGGTTTGGGCATCGTGAATACGATGAAGTCCAAACAGAGAGTAATCGCTCAGCTTTATTAAAATCAACTTTATCCAAAGTGATGCAAGAGCGTGGGGTTCAAGCAAAGAAGGCTTATATCAGTCTGTCAGCGCAAATGGCATTCACTAAATTTGTAAAGTTACCTCCTGTTGGTGATGATGCTCAAAAGATCCGTCAAGTGGTTGAGTTTGAAGCTAGGCAGAATGTTCCTTTTGAAATGAATGAAGTCATATGGGATTATCAATTAATTTCATCGCCAGATGCTGAAGAAGTGGAAGTGATGTTTGTGGCAATCAAAAATGAGATTGTTGAAGAATTAGTCTCGGCAGTTGAAGAGTGCGGCCTAAAAGTAGAAATTGTCGATATTGCAACATCAAGTTCTTATAATGCTATCCGCGTCAATCGCATTGGTTTTGATAAGTGTGCGATGGTTCTGAATATTGGGTCCAGAGTGTCTAACTTGATTTTTTCTGACGGCACAAGTTTCTTTTCGAGAAACATACCAATTGCGGGGCATGCAGTTACGCAACAAGTGGCAAAAGAATTTGGTATTGGTTTAGAAGAAGCTGAAGAGTTGAAGAGGCGTCACGGTTTTGTTGCATTGGGTGGGGCTTATGAAGAACCTGAATCTGAAGTGGCTGCTACAATTTCTAAGATTGTAAGAAACGTGATGACGCGTTTACATGGTGAGGTCAGTCGTTCTATTAACATATTTAAAAACCAGCAGAAAGGTGCTAAGCCAGAGATTATGCATTTATCTGGAGGTAGTTCAACTATGTTATTTACAGAGACTTTCTTTCAAGAAAAGATGAAAATTGATGTGAAGTATTTTAACCCCTTTCAAAATGGTGTCACATTAGGCGCTGACGTCGATAGGCAGGAGTTGGCGGAGCTAGCACATTTATTTAGTGAAGTTATAGGTCTAGTTCTAAGGATTAGTGAATGTCCTGTTGAGATCTCACTGACGCCAGAGTCGCTTAAGAAGCAGATTATGAAAAAAGGTAAAATGCCTTATAATTATGCTTCAGCTGCGGTGGCGATTTTAATCCCCTTAATAATTTTAGCCGGCTCTTTTAGAGAGCGTTTGCATTACCATGGTCAAATTGATGGTAAAGCAGTTAAAATTGATGGTTATAAGAAAATCTTAGATAAAATCACTGCGCAAACAAAAAGAAAGACTGCAGTTGAGGCGAAAATTGCTGCATTGGAGCTTTTAAATGAAGAGCGTTATGAATGGGTGAGCTTTCTGAATGATTTAAGGAAGTATAAGCCAAAGCCTTTGTGGATTACTTCGATCACTCCGCAGGCAGGTAAAGCCCTTAGTGTTCAGCAGGGGCAGATTAAGCAAGAAACGAAAGAACTTAGTAAGTTTGCCGCGAAGAAAGCTGAAAGGGATAAAGCCTTGCATAGTCAAACTCAATTAACCGATGTGGGTTCTGTGATTATTGAAGGGTATTATGTTCAGTATCCAGCATTGGATTTTACAGGTAAAAAACAGAAAGTTTTGTCTAAGATGTTAGAGGATATTGCCATTTCTCCATATGTGTTAGTGGATCCTCCTGGTATAACGGGTCCTTTAGAAAAGCGACAAAGTAAAAATAAGGCCTTCGCGTACTTTAAAGCTCAGTTGGGTGTAAAGAATATTGGTAGAGTTGATCAATGA
- a CDS encoding thrombospondin type 3 repeat-containing protein produces the protein MKDFIKANVEKVLLIIVMAALVVVAVFVVATVDVNPIELIKLSGNKPVVVASGDIEKPKPVKATRLETVFENGQYLVCRNEECERVFHDDFRKCPWCKTQVKVKKDGDVAGDSDGDGIPDTVEAEHNMDPNNPEDALEDRDKDAFSNYDEIMVGINGVPTLIDDPSSYPSLLNYIQAKPKKARPLDFIYKSDQINGADKGRWEIQFVDRRKKTRWVRIGGSIFDSGYSLVDIEKVDGKVVLSVKKDEGNVLSVKKGKYIYPPNSSGVLIYNNLDGKTSFVADDSKHELIGLDGVKEVVDFRGWRRIGEEKVLKAIIFSRKTNEEFEIDSRKSILTPVK, from the coding sequence ATGAAAGATTTTATTAAAGCTAATGTTGAAAAGGTATTGTTGATCATTGTGATGGCAGCTTTAGTTGTTGTTGCAGTGTTTGTTGTTGCAACTGTTGATGTTAATCCCATTGAATTGATTAAGCTGAGTGGTAATAAGCCGGTAGTAGTGGCTTCTGGAGATATTGAGAAGCCAAAGCCTGTAAAAGCTACGAGATTGGAGACAGTTTTTGAGAATGGTCAGTATCTCGTGTGTAGGAATGAAGAGTGTGAAAGAGTTTTTCACGATGATTTTAGGAAATGTCCATGGTGTAAAACTCAAGTAAAAGTCAAGAAAGATGGGGATGTTGCTGGCGATAGCGATGGTGATGGTATACCAGATACTGTTGAAGCAGAACATAACATGGATCCCAATAATCCAGAGGATGCTTTAGAAGATAGGGATAAGGATGCTTTTAGTAATTATGATGAGATCATGGTTGGTATCAATGGAGTGCCCACATTAATTGACGATCCATCAAGTTATCCATCTTTACTGAACTACATCCAGGCAAAGCCAAAGAAAGCTAGGCCCTTGGATTTTATTTACAAATCTGATCAGATCAACGGTGCTGATAAGGGCAGGTGGGAAATTCAGTTTGTAGACAGGCGCAAGAAAACTAGATGGGTTCGGATCGGCGGGTCTATATTCGATAGTGGCTATAGTTTAGTTGATATTGAAAAAGTAGATGGAAAGGTCGTCCTATCAGTAAAGAAGGATGAAGGAAATGTATTGTCTGTTAAAAAGGGTAAATACATCTATCCTCCTAATAGTAGTGGCGTCCTGATTTACAATAATCTTGATGGTAAAACGTCTTTTGTGGCGGACGATTCAAAGCATGAGCTCATTGGTCTAGATGGAGTTAAGGAGGTTGTAGACTTTAGGGGATGGCGCAGAATTGGCGAAGAAAAGGTCTTGAAAGCCATTATATTCAGTAGAAAAACAAATGAAGAGTTTGAAATCGATAGTAGGAAATCGATATTAACTCCTGTTAAATAA
- a CDS encoding Amuc_1100 family pilus-like protein — MKDKILGIIKDNKANVSLLLVVIVVSVVLFKLSFVYKAETKKLQEDKVRLGNDTQQINATQFRLDGSNDTLAKKNDEVLKAGFNEYYGELIESFNHDQSAVAQMRAEDVQDKFLESLESLRNICSSSNVELAEEFKFSFDDEVSRIFKMEPRDKVKVMEQLMAVENLVKIIASSSVKSITSIGRPNILAETVVKESYAKVYTFSLVLQMEPNSFGSLLNKISNDKQFYYRVNSVRLVTDAQVDKDLNPLNLSKKVEVEEEDKKPVAQSIDDLLTGVDTGLPLEEEVEVEEKPKERVNIKAFEAPLQTVTISLDWIQFKETYLEK, encoded by the coding sequence ATGAAAGATAAAATTTTAGGAATTATAAAAGATAACAAAGCAAATGTTAGTTTATTGCTTGTGGTTATTGTGGTGAGTGTTGTGTTGTTTAAGTTGTCTTTCGTTTATAAGGCAGAAACTAAGAAGCTACAGGAAGATAAAGTTCGCCTGGGTAATGATACTCAGCAAATTAATGCTACACAGTTTCGTTTGGATGGGTCTAATGATACATTGGCCAAGAAAAATGATGAGGTTTTGAAAGCGGGTTTCAATGAGTACTATGGTGAGCTAATTGAATCTTTTAATCATGATCAATCAGCAGTTGCGCAGATGCGCGCAGAAGATGTACAAGATAAGTTTTTGGAGTCTTTGGAGTCTTTGCGCAATATATGTAGTAGCTCAAATGTCGAATTAGCAGAAGAATTTAAATTTTCTTTTGATGACGAGGTTTCTAGAATCTTTAAAATGGAGCCTAGGGATAAAGTTAAGGTTATGGAGCAGCTGATGGCTGTGGAGAACTTGGTTAAAATTATTGCCAGTAGTTCTGTAAAATCTATTACGAGTATAGGGCGTCCAAATATTTTAGCAGAGACTGTCGTGAAAGAGAGTTATGCCAAAGTTTACACCTTTTCATTAGTTTTGCAGATGGAGCCAAATAGTTTTGGGAGCTTATTAAATAAGATTAGTAACGATAAGCAGTTTTATTATCGTGTTAATAGTGTGCGTTTAGTTACAGATGCTCAGGTAGATAAAGACCTTAACCCGTTGAATCTTTCCAAGAAAGTTGAAGTTGAGGAGGAAGATAAGAAGCCAGTTGCTCAGAGTATTGATGATCTATTGACGGGTGTTGATACAGGACTTCCTTTAGAGGAAGAGGTAGAGGTGGAAGAAAAGCCTAAAGAGCGAGTTAATATAAAAGCTTTTGAAGCACCGCTACAAACTGTTACGATTAGTTTGGATTGGATTCAATTTAAAGAAACTTACCTGGAAAAATAG